The following DNA comes from Octopus sinensis linkage group LG5, ASM634580v1, whole genome shotgun sequence.
AAAAAAGCCAAATATTTAATATAGGGCAAAGAAGTATAGTGCAAATTTAAATGCTTTCTCCATGGGGGAACTGTTCCTTGTTAAGTAAAGGACTCTGCAAAGTTGAATTAGAAGGATTGGCTACAGTTTGGATGGTGGGAAAGCTTAAGAGCTATGGTATTCTTTGTACATTAGATAGTGGTCTTACTGTATGAATGCAACCCAATTTGGGATGAGATTTTCCAAGCATCATTAGGTATCGTTTTTTTCCTGAACAGCTGCAGTGCAATTATGAGCAAACTATTGGGGAGACTTGAGACACTAAGTTTTTGCTATGTGTGGGATGTAAAGCGACATAGCTAAAAAAGAGGGTTTCAGCCATCTGTATCACTGTTTCAAAGGAGCATGAATGAAACACTTGCTACCAAGGATACATGACATAAAACTTGTGGCGCTCCAACCAGTCAACTGACTTGAAGTGCCataagatacaggaggaaagggATTCTGTGTAGTATGTGATTATCTGCTGGATAATTGCAATGAGACAAAGGCAAGAGGATCAGATACAGTTTGGAAGAGACTGTATGTTGAGGTAAGAAAGAAATCAAAGGTGTGTTGATTTGGAATATGAGTTGCAACGAGTTAAGGGTAGCAAAGATTCAACTTCCACACTGATAGATTGGTCTAGGATGAGTGTGAGAGCCATAAAGTGTTGAGAGCATTGAAGTCATCAGATAAGATGACTTCAGATAGGGGGAAAAAGATAGATGTTCTCAGTGCGGAAGATATTATCAAATAGTTGCTGATGGTTTGAGGAGTTTAAAGAACAATGGAGTGAGCAGATGTATTTAGGGGAATGAGGAGGGAGACTTTAGGTCTCAATAACTGGAAATTATTGTTGCTGAAATCCAGGTGAGACAAGGAGAGTGAAGTCTaggatgtgtgtgatgtgtagaATCTAGATGGGAGAGATGTTGAATGTTCAAGAGGAGGCCAGAGTGTTTGAGTTTATTTTGTTGACAGCATGGAGAGCATAGATGGTAATGGTGCATGCATAGGTCATGGAAATGCTCTGTCTGGATGCCTCAACAGAGTGAACTATGTTAAAAGTATCAAATGGCCatatggtggtgttaaactgggcagcAGTGAGGAAGGCTATAAGCCTATTGAAAGAGGCTACATtaaaaagtacaaaaagaaaagggaggaaatgaaagaaacagCAATAACTTAAACAACTACTGAACAAGCTAAACATGTTGAGGGACATCCCACATGAACTAGAGTGTAGCAGATCCCTGTCAGCATATGCTGACGACATTACCACAGTTGTGTCGAACACCAAACACATTGAGATATTCAGCACTGCTCTCAGGGAATACAAAGTGGTAACAGGAGAGAAAATTAAccaggaaaagtcagtgggcttgtggCTCAGCACCCATTAAAGCAAGTCCATGCCATTTAACTGCTTTGCTGAATGCTGAATAGAAAGATTGGTTAAATTGCTCAGGATATGGTTTGATCTTGACTTTCAGAGTAGCAAAAACCAGGATGGTGTAAGTAGAGTAGCTAAGAGATGGCAAACGCATACATCacatccatcatctactaccaccTGAGCATTACTGTACCAGCACATTTAATCTTTTGGTTCTTGTGAAAGGGACACATTTCAATGGTCAGGAAATCCATGGTGGACTGGGCATGCCATGGCTGGTGATGTGTAAACATGCACTGAGGCCATGACATCTCCAGCGCATTCTTGAGGGTTGTCATAAAGAGCATGATTTGTGTTTGTATTAGATGTTTCACTTCTCATGATTAACTCTTGCCACCTCGTCTGCGTTGTACTTCAAAATGAAGAGAACAGACTGTACCTCGAAATAACGAGGCCAGATTGTACCTTGAAATAaggaggtcagatcctgtacactatagatctttattgcaatcagacctggaaacaatgcagcagtggatcatgaactggcaactcaagctggctgtagaCAAATGTAACACCATGCATTTTTGGAGGAAAACCCAGcatctacttactccctccacaacactaatctaaaaaagtcttcttgtgaacgtgacctgggcattactGTTGAGAGCAATTTGTGTTGGACAAagcacattgctaaaattgccaaggctgagggtgtcttggcatcactcaccaagtcctttgtgaacTGTTCTTTGGccatctatctgcggctttatatagctatggtgcgacctcacctggaatttgcatcagcGGCCAgtaacccctatcttgcccaggatattaatcgtctggaagccgttcagtgatgtgcaaccaagagaataccctctatcaggcatttgccatattttgaacaccttacttccctgggcatggatacattgaaactctgacatgtggcaactgacttggcagacacccataaattATTaatctgagcaccttttcaataactctgagcaccttttcaaactccatctgtctaacacccgtggacatgtttacaaagtcagaaaacagcacagctcccataactttcagaaacattttttcacgctaagatttgctgaagcatggaacaaactgccggcatcagttgttagttgtcggagcactgcatccttcaaaacttccatgcttccagagattcgccaacgctacacctgattttctcccctccatacacatgcatgtatctgaCGCATACACTGTTAACTTTCCAACTTTTGACaacttgtggtgcacctgagcactgtatacaataatttcattagtaTATTATATACTGCGACGTAAGCTATATTGAATGTTAAATAAAACCTATCATAAGGTCACACTGTAAACTGTcttcaatttatttaaaattcaaaatggaGCATTTCTTCGACTGGATGCTTTGATGTCAACCCTGATTCTCCTGATACTGCAAAGAACTGGAACCACTAGTACCAAACTTTCAACAATTTCTTATCCTTTGTTGAAGATCAAAATCCTGATAAGCTCCACTTGCTGACAAATTTCATGGCTCCATCAGGGTACAAATATATTGCAGAATGTCCTGATTATAAAACTGCTATTGAAACTCTTGAAAACTTGTATGTTAAACCAAGAAATGAAATATTCACTAAGCATATTTTTGCCACTACAAAACACGATCTTGGACAAGTTTTTGCAAAAACTTGAAAGACTTTCCAAAGAATACAACTTTAAAGCTGTTACTGCAGAAAAGAATCATGAAGATGCCATTCGAGATGCATTCATTATATCAGACAGAGATTGTTGGAAAATAAAACCCTTGACAATCAAAGGGCTTTTAACCTGGCTCAAACTCTTGAAATGGTTGAAAAGTAATCCCTTACTTAAACAACACATACTCCTTGTTGTAATATCTCTTTGAACAAGAATCTGGAGATACATCATCTACGACAGCAGCAGTGAACTCCTCGAAATGTTGCTTTTGTGGTTACTCTTGCCATCCTAGGTCAAAATGTCCTGAACAGTATGCCACTTGCAAAAGATGTAGTAAGAATTTGTATTTGCCACAGATCCTCAGCTGAATATAGTTATTACTGCAGTTGCACCTGCTAGCCTGTCTAAGCTATTATCAATATTTCCTTCAATAATGCCTCTATCAAAACTCTTGTTGACACTGGAAGTTCTGAGAGCTACAACTGCTCTGATCTTGCCAAATCCATGTAACTAGATACTTATCCCTCAGAGAGAAAGACTTCCATGGCTTCCATGAAACTTTCAACTGTAACAAAAGCACATTGTTTTGTGCAAATTTGGTAACAAGGTCAAGACTATGACAATGTAAAACTTAACTTGTTACCCAGACTGTTCAGATGTTATACTGGGACATGATTTCTTGGACCTGCATGAAAGACTTCAGATTTCTTTCAAAGGAGAAAAACCTACTTCTGTTTGTGGAGTAGCAGCAGCAAAAGTTGAAGCACCATGCTTATTTTGCAAGCTGTCCCTAGATTGAAAACCAATTGCAACAAAGTCTTAGTCTTGCCATTTTTCAAAGCCCAACAAACAGTTCATTGAATCTGACAGGATATATAGCTATGTGATGACAGGATTAAGCCTTCAAAGTCACCCTGGAGAGCTCGGCTTTTGGTAACAATAAATGAAAGACACAAGAAAAGGCTCGTAGTTTATGTAAAACCATTAATCACTTTCTTCAGCTCAATGCTTATCCATTGCCAAAAACCGATAAGATGGTTGCAGCACATAACATCAGATACCAATTAAGGAAAAAGAGAGACATTTTACAGCTTTTGAAGCCAGAGCAACCATTTTAAGCATATTCCTTTTGGGATTGCCAATGGAGTTGACTGTGTTGAACGCATCATGGACAATATGAATAGAGAAGAGAAGATCAAGAATATTCCTGCATACTTGGATAATATTACTATTTGTGGAAAGAATCAAGAAGATCATGGCCAGAATAAAGCAGTATAAAATAACCTTCAATGAAAAGAAGAGCATTATCAGTGCAAGTTACTAGGGTTTCAAGTATCAAAAGGAAACATCAAACCTGATCCTCAGAGATTGCAACCATTAAAAGAATTTACTGACCTACATGACTCCAAATCTTAAAAAGGGTCATTGGCATGTTCTCTTACTACTCATCATGGATTTTGCATTTTTCTGATAAAATTCATCCactgataataaataaaatattccccTTACCAGTAAAATTAAAAAATGCCTTTGAGTATCTGAAAGCAGAAATCACAAAAGCAATTGTTGTGACTATTGACCCGACTTTGTGCCTAGTGGTTGAGAGGGATGCCTCAGACACAGCTATTGCTTCAACTCTTAATCAAAATGGAAAACTCATTTCCTTTTTCTCAAGATCAGTGAGTCCAAGTGAAAAGAATTGCTCATCAGTTGAAAAAGAGGCTTACACAATCATAGAAGCTCTTCAAAAGTAGAAACATTATCTTCTTGCCAAGCATTTCAAATTAATCACAAACCAAAAGTGTATTACTTTCATGTCTCACAATGCCCAGACAAACAAAATCAAGAATGATAAAATACAGCACTGGCATATTGAACTGTCTTCCTACAGTTATCATGTTGTCTGCAGGACTGGAACTGAAAATCTCACAGCTGATGCGCTATCTCATGCTTTCTGCTATGCTTCCACCTTGGGTAGTTCTGACAGACTTAAAGAAATCTATTCCCCTCTTTGTCATCCAGGAATCCTTAGAATGTTTCACTTTGTAAAATCTAAAAACTTACTCTTCTGCATCAACGCAGTGATGCAAATGACTGCAAATTGTAATGTCTGCTGTGAACTCAAATCTTTCTACAAACATTTTGACTCTTATTTGATTAAAGCAACACAACCTTTTGAGAGACTCAGTGTTGACTTTAGCGGACCTTTGCCTTCTAATTCCTACAAGTATCTTCTTGCTGCCATTGATGAATACTCGCACTTCCCTTTTGCCTTCCCTTCTCCCAACAAGTGTTTCAGCTgtcaaaatatgtttttataaacTTTTCTCCCTCTTTGGCATGCCCTTCTATATTCATTCTGACAGGGAGACAAGTTTCATGTTTTTACGTAGTAAAGGAATTACTATGAGTAGAACCATAGCATTTAACCACAGAGGAAATGGGCAGGTTGAATGCCTCAATGGAACTCTGTAGAAAACTGCGACACTGGCTCTGAAGACAAATGGATTGGCAATCACTCAATAGGAACTGGTTCTGCAAGAATCCCTGCATGCAGTCAGGTAGAGACCAGTGTACAGCAACCAATGAAGACTCATGGAAGACTTTTctgatataaacataaatctacAACTGGTGTAACTCTTCCCAGTTGGCTTTTATCACCGGGTCCTATTCTAATGAGACAAAATGTGAGAACTTCCAAATATGAACTGCTGGTGGATGAAGTGGAGTTAATGAACTGCAATCCAATTTATGCTCATGTTAAACTGCAGGATGGGAGAGAAACTAGTGTCTCTAAGTCAGCTGTCTCCACCTAAAAGAAAGGACGTGGCAGACCTTCGCGTTTAAGAGCCAGCTCCTATCTCGCAGCTCCTGGACAAGCTGCACCTGCTAAAAGGCA
Coding sequences within:
- the LOC115212154 gene encoding uncharacterized protein LOC115212154, coding for MSHNAQTNKIKNDKIQHWHIELSSYSYHVVCRTGTENLTADALSHAFCYASTLGSSDRLKEIYSPLCHPGILRMFHFVKSKNLLFCINAVMQMTANCNVCCELKSFYKHFDSYLIKATQPFERLSVDFSGPLPSNSYKYLLAAIDEYSHFPFAFPSPNKCFSCQNMFL